One window of the Acaryochloris thomasi RCC1774 genome contains the following:
- a CDS encoding ribonuclease Z: protein MQITFLGTSSGVPTRSRNVSSIALRLPQRAEVWLFDCGEGTQHQLLRSDVKISQIRRIFVTHMHGDHIFGLMGLLASCGLAANPEKIDIYGPPGLNAYLQACRKYSQTHFSYPIEVHTVQPGLVVEEEDFSVSCAVLEHRVTAFGYRIQERDRVGHFDVKKAAALGIPSGPLYGKLKRGGTVTLPNGQVVRGADLCGPTEVGRKIAYCTDTIYCENAVELAQDADVVVHESTFAHQDAELAYQRLHSTSTMAAQVALNASARQLFLSHFSPRYAVGSPIQLKDLLAEARAIFPQTELAHDFLTYEVPRRSLTASEIAPAIVGG from the coding sequence TTGCAGATTACCTTTCTAGGAACCAGCTCTGGGGTACCAACGCGATCGCGGAATGTTTCTAGCATTGCTCTCCGTTTACCTCAACGAGCAGAGGTTTGGCTCTTTGACTGTGGTGAAGGGACCCAGCATCAACTCCTACGCAGTGATGTCAAAATCAGTCAGATTCGGCGCATTTTTGTCACACACATGCATGGGGATCACATTTTTGGGTTGATGGGTCTGCTGGCCAGCTGTGGTTTAGCGGCCAATCCTGAGAAAATCGACATCTACGGGCCTCCAGGGCTTAATGCTTACCTACAGGCTTGTCGAAAATACTCGCAAACGCACTTTTCCTATCCGATTGAGGTTCATACGGTTCAGCCAGGTCTCGTGGTTGAAGAAGAAGATTTTTCAGTATCCTGCGCGGTTTTAGAGCATCGAGTGACCGCCTTCGGCTATCGGATTCAGGAGCGCGACCGAGTTGGACACTTCGATGTCAAAAAAGCTGCTGCTCTGGGCATTCCCTCAGGGCCACTATATGGAAAGCTTAAGCGGGGCGGAACGGTAACGCTACCGAATGGTCAGGTGGTTAGAGGGGCTGATTTATGCGGCCCCACGGAAGTGGGTCGTAAAATCGCCTATTGCACCGATACCATCTATTGCGAAAATGCGGTGGAATTAGCACAGGATGCAGACGTTGTGGTTCATGAATCAACATTTGCCCACCAAGATGCCGAATTAGCCTACCAACGACTGCATTCTACTTCAACAATGGCCGCTCAAGTGGCGCTCAATGCATCTGCCCGACAACTCTTTCTGAGCCACTTTAGCCCTCGTTACGCTGTAGGCAGCCCGATTCAGCTAAAGGACTTATTGGCTGAGGCTCGCGCTATTTTTCCGCAGACAGAATTGGCCCATGACTTTCTAACCTATGAGGTACCCCGTCGCTCTCTCACGGCCTCCGAAATAGCACCTGCAATTGTTGGAGGCTAG
- a CDS encoding M48 family metallopeptidase yields MLNSTLSQSSTDVRGRQGLRSVRFLAALAAVAVSLPASPAQAFPWGDFIRQGVQVLQFSNLSTRNEVALGNQIHNNLMSQGMKLYQNQAVNAYVNRVGQRLVSRSQGHRDYPYVFQVALDSRVNAFATMGGRVYVTTGLLKAADNEAELASVLGHEIGHVKERHLVKQIRQRTLTTGLIGTATGLSQSQAANIGVELLVNRPQGRGDEYEADQVGLEILRQAGYAPSAAPAFMKKLLSNRRTPTFLSTHPAVPDRLKALQDAIEKGRTHKCDLNPSLQSCGLDAQSYQQSVSNRL; encoded by the coding sequence ATGCTGAATTCGACTCTCTCTCAATCCTCTACTGATGTTCGGGGTCGGCAAGGTCTGAGATCTGTCCGCTTTCTTGCTGCCCTGGCAGCCGTCGCAGTCAGTTTACCTGCATCTCCAGCGCAGGCGTTCCCCTGGGGAGATTTTATCCGTCAGGGAGTTCAGGTTCTACAGTTCTCTAATTTATCGACTCGCAATGAGGTGGCGCTGGGCAACCAGATCCACAATAATCTAATGAGTCAGGGGATGAAGCTGTATCAAAATCAAGCGGTGAATGCCTATGTCAATCGAGTGGGGCAACGCTTGGTTTCTCGTAGTCAAGGGCATCGGGATTATCCCTACGTCTTTCAGGTGGCTTTGGATTCTCGCGTGAATGCGTTTGCCACGATGGGAGGCCGGGTTTACGTGACGACAGGCCTTCTGAAGGCTGCAGACAATGAGGCTGAGTTGGCGAGTGTCTTGGGCCACGAGATTGGCCATGTGAAGGAGCGACACCTCGTCAAACAAATCCGCCAGCGTACTTTGACGACCGGGTTGATTGGCACGGCAACAGGGTTGAGCCAAAGTCAGGCTGCTAATATTGGTGTCGAGCTGTTGGTCAATCGCCCACAAGGTCGTGGAGACGAGTATGAAGCCGATCAGGTGGGCTTAGAAATTTTGCGTCAGGCCGGCTACGCTCCTTCTGCGGCACCCGCTTTTATGAAAAAATTGCTGTCAAATAGACGAACACCAACGTTCTTGAGTACGCATCCTGCTGTGCCTGATCGCCTTAAGGCTCTTCAGGATGCAATCGAGAAGGGCCGTACGCATAAGTGCGATCTCAACCCCAGTCTTCAGAGCTGCGGACTGGATGCCCAGTCTTATCAGCAAAGTGTTAGTAATAGACTCTAA
- a CDS encoding MlaD family protein — MRSRVVREGSVGLLILSGLGVFVGLFAWIRGITFGGSSYALKVQLPETLGLDVGSPVRFRGVKVGEITSLKAQTNGVLVGMDIEPATLLIPKESRIEASQSGFIGQIALDFRPQPEAEPLKVTDALTPFEPNCDRNLILCDGDQLDGEVGANFDALIRATTNIANQLGENDLQQTLANLSTASRSVTQLSRSARVTLRDVSGAATGLSQLSQETRQQLQAVDGITASVTKAANQVGELGPKFSRTADQLSGAATEVTSLIQANRGTLVATLNNLRDTSQDLKTVVNDLEPIIGRVEQGKLIENLETLAANGAQASETLNKLTTSLDDPAALLGVAQTLDSARVTFQNTQKITTDLEQLTGNQEFRENLIRLINGLSKLLSSTQSLEQQLYATRNGSQPTPQHQANSPKVKPRVTIQN, encoded by the coding sequence ATGCGATCGCGGGTCGTCCGAGAGGGATCAGTAGGGCTACTAATTCTATCGGGGCTAGGGGTATTCGTTGGCCTATTTGCCTGGATTCGAGGGATAACCTTTGGCGGTAGCTCCTACGCCTTAAAGGTTCAGCTACCTGAGACCCTAGGGCTAGATGTCGGAAGTCCGGTTCGATTCCGGGGTGTCAAAGTGGGCGAAATTACGTCACTGAAGGCACAGACAAATGGTGTTCTGGTCGGGATGGATATTGAACCTGCAACGTTGCTAATTCCGAAGGAGAGCCGTATAGAGGCCAGTCAGTCTGGCTTTATTGGTCAGATTGCCCTTGATTTCAGGCCTCAGCCTGAGGCTGAGCCTCTAAAGGTGACAGATGCTCTGACACCGTTTGAACCGAATTGCGATCGCAACCTTATTCTCTGCGACGGCGATCAACTTGATGGCGAAGTCGGTGCTAATTTTGACGCACTGATTCGAGCCACGACCAACATCGCCAATCAGCTAGGTGAGAATGATCTACAGCAAACGCTAGCCAATCTTTCGACCGCATCTCGCAGCGTCACCCAACTGAGCAGAAGCGCAAGAGTCACCCTAAGGGACGTATCAGGTGCAGCAACAGGACTCAGCCAGCTTAGCCAAGAGACACGTCAGCAGCTACAGGCCGTTGACGGCATTACCGCCTCCGTGACAAAAGCCGCCAATCAAGTGGGTGAACTAGGTCCGAAATTTAGCCGCACCGCCGACCAGTTGAGCGGTGCGGCCACAGAAGTAACGTCTCTCATCCAAGCGAACCGAGGCACACTCGTAGCGACATTAAATAACTTAAGAGACACCAGTCAAGACTTGAAGACTGTTGTCAACGACCTAGAACCCATCATTGGTCGTGTTGAGCAAGGAAAACTGATTGAGAATCTAGAGACGCTGGCTGCGAACGGTGCTCAAGCTTCAGAAACCCTCAACAAACTCACCACATCGCTTGACGACCCGGCAGCATTGCTGGGCGTTGCTCAGACCCTCGACTCCGCCAGAGTCACTTTCCAAAATACGCAGAAAATTACAACCGATCTCGAACAGTTAACCGGCAATCAGGAATTTCGGGAGAATTTGATCCGACTGATCAACGGCCTAAGCAAGCTGCTGTCCTCAACGCAAAGTTTAGAACAGCAGCTCTATGCGACAAGGAATGGCTCGCAACCCACACCTCAGCATCAAGCTAATTCTCCAAAGGTGAAGCCTCGAGTCACCATTCAGAACTAA
- a CDS encoding undecaprenyl-phosphate glucose phosphotransferase, producing the protein MTMLHNSPGILRNHSSAITFLQRILDPTIVVALLLILAQLYGINFERFDIPSLAIISFLLILPIFKAVGLYRPYRNLSVQMLGGRILLGWIVLLGALLVLGYITKTSHYYARSLLLTWSVCVPVLLLSVHVAAWRLLQGLRKSGHNSRSAVVVGINAVSQQLMAEVSHSPELGIRLYGVFDDADDPSEQLQGYDRSLLIGGLPQVAEYVREHYIDVVYVTCSTNQKDRVTTLLQDLLDTTACVYYVPDVLTFHLMHGRPYEINGIPLMAIWEVPFTDVQYLFKRSIDVLVSGLALLLLFPIMLCIAIAVKLSSVGPIFFRQRRYGLHGQEITVYKFRSMLVQEDGAVVKQATRGDSRITRVGAFLRKTSLDELPQFINVLQGRMSLVGPRPHAVAHNEMYRKLIDGYMLRHKVRPGITGWAQVNGCRGETETLEKMQKRIDYDLDYLKNWSLQLDIQIILQTFFVFLKDQNAY; encoded by the coding sequence ATGACGATGCTCCATAACAGCCCCGGAATTTTGCGCAATCACTCTTCGGCGATTACTTTTTTGCAGCGGATTCTTGATCCTACAATTGTCGTTGCTTTGTTGCTTATTTTGGCTCAACTGTACGGTATTAACTTTGAGCGGTTTGATATTCCCTCCCTGGCGATTATCTCTTTTTTGCTCATTCTTCCGATCTTCAAGGCGGTTGGCCTGTATCGGCCCTACCGCAACCTGTCTGTACAGATGTTGGGCGGACGTATATTGTTAGGCTGGATTGTGCTGTTGGGTGCCCTGCTGGTTTTGGGATATATCACTAAAACCTCTCATTATTATGCCCGCAGTCTACTTCTAACTTGGTCTGTTTGTGTTCCTGTGCTGCTTCTTAGCGTCCACGTTGCCGCATGGAGATTACTGCAGGGACTGCGTAAGTCTGGTCATAATTCTCGTTCTGCTGTGGTTGTGGGCATCAACGCCGTCAGTCAGCAGTTGATGGCCGAGGTCTCCCACTCACCAGAACTGGGTATCCGTCTCTACGGTGTATTTGATGATGCAGATGATCCCAGTGAGCAGCTGCAGGGCTATGATCGTTCTCTGCTAATTGGTGGTCTGCCTCAGGTGGCGGAATACGTTCGTGAGCACTACATTGATGTTGTCTATGTGACCTGTTCTACCAATCAGAAAGATCGGGTGACGACGCTCCTACAGGATTTATTGGATACCACTGCCTGTGTGTACTATGTGCCGGACGTACTGACGTTTCATTTGATGCATGGTCGTCCCTACGAGATCAATGGCATCCCGCTGATGGCAATTTGGGAAGTACCGTTTACAGACGTCCAATATTTATTCAAGCGCAGCATTGATGTTCTTGTTTCGGGACTGGCGTTACTGCTGCTGTTCCCAATCATGCTGTGTATTGCGATCGCAGTGAAACTCTCTTCTGTCGGCCCAATTTTCTTCCGGCAGCGCCGTTATGGTTTACATGGTCAAGAAATCACGGTGTATAAATTCCGATCCATGCTCGTTCAAGAGGATGGTGCGGTTGTAAAGCAGGCAACGCGGGGAGACAGCCGGATCACGAGGGTAGGTGCCTTTTTACGTAAGACCTCTCTGGATGAGCTGCCTCAGTTTATTAATGTTCTGCAGGGGCGCATGAGTCTTGTTGGCCCTAGGCCCCACGCCGTAGCCCATAACGAGATGTACCGTAAGTTGATTGACGGCTATATGCTGCGTCATAAGGTGAGGCCGGGCATTACGGGATGGGCACAGGTCAACGGCTGTCGGGGTGAGACAGAAACGCTGGAGAAAATGCAGAAGCGTATTGACTACGATCTTGACTATTTGAAGAACTGGTCGCTGCAGTTAGATATCCAGATTATTTTGCAGACTTTCTTTGTGTTCTTAAAAGATCAGAATGCCTATTAG
- a CDS encoding GAF domain-containing protein gives MIQRSSSTNSDGFDLSYEDLFPSETDADLALLEETTDSPMLEQERPRSPHTPQAPPSVRDSGLWTKVVLLAIASMLPILAIGAATYNFGAQELASRTRQTSDTRTSDPATERQKQKLLFTLITGTGALALLTGAIVAYLAQRSMRSAIDTSRPNLSQTVQETLSERLQVATTTFDNIYDKLSEEEIYASTVKDVRQVLELDRVIVYGLNESLKEVVVSEDVSPDWTPSIGAYIPDPCFETRYIERYRNGRVKAINDIYTEGLSPCYIEQLEALDVRGLVVAPIVSNDNLQGLLIGHQCAASRTWQDFEVQWFKQIAAQVGFTIANLKLSAKHESLQQQANTQVKWMQLFTETVQKIWTLDEPNEIFNTTVRHVRNVLDADRVIVYGLSEQAQEVVIAESIVPDWPSALSTHIPDPCFQARYLERYQKGRVKAIEDIYKANLSPCYIEQLASLKVKALLTAPIVQQDQLVGLLIAHQCYGARAWQEFEIQWFTQIAAQVGLALDKAQNLAVRPTEQYPVTDWV, from the coding sequence ATGATTCAACGTTCATCCTCTACCAATTCTGACGGATTCGATTTATCCTACGAAGACTTATTCCCCTCAGAGACAGATGCTGATCTGGCCCTTCTGGAGGAAACGACAGATTCGCCTATGTTGGAACAGGAACGTCCAAGAAGTCCACACACCCCTCAAGCTCCTCCTTCTGTCCGCGACTCAGGGCTGTGGACTAAGGTGGTTTTACTTGCGATCGCAAGCATGTTGCCGATCTTAGCGATTGGGGCCGCCACCTACAACTTTGGCGCTCAAGAGCTTGCCAGCCGCACCCGTCAAACCAGCGATACGAGAACATCAGACCCCGCCACAGAACGACAGAAGCAAAAGCTGTTGTTCACTCTGATTACCGGCACCGGTGCCCTCGCGCTGTTAACCGGTGCGATTGTCGCCTATCTTGCCCAACGTTCAATGCGTTCAGCAATCGATACCTCCCGCCCGAATCTTTCCCAAACAGTACAAGAAACCCTGTCAGAGCGCCTCCAGGTTGCAACTACCACCTTTGACAACATCTATGACAAGCTCAGCGAAGAAGAGATCTACGCCAGTACTGTCAAAGACGTGCGTCAGGTTCTAGAGCTTGACCGCGTCATTGTTTATGGCCTCAATGAAAGTCTCAAAGAAGTCGTCGTTTCTGAAGACGTTTCCCCCGATTGGACCCCATCCATAGGTGCCTATATTCCAGACCCATGCTTCGAGACTCGCTACATAGAGCGATATCGCAACGGTCGAGTTAAGGCCATCAACGATATCTATACTGAAGGCCTATCTCCTTGCTACATCGAGCAGCTCGAAGCCCTAGACGTTAGAGGGCTCGTCGTTGCTCCCATTGTCAGCAATGATAACCTCCAGGGTCTCCTGATCGGTCATCAATGTGCAGCCTCTAGAACTTGGCAAGATTTTGAAGTGCAGTGGTTTAAACAAATTGCAGCCCAAGTCGGATTCACGATTGCGAATCTCAAACTTTCCGCCAAGCACGAAAGTCTGCAACAGCAGGCCAACACCCAAGTCAAGTGGATGCAGTTGTTTACAGAAACCGTCCAAAAAATCTGGACCCTGGACGAACCCAACGAAATCTTTAATACAACCGTTCGTCACGTTCGTAATGTGCTTGATGCTGACCGCGTGATTGTTTACGGATTGAGCGAACAAGCACAAGAAGTTGTGATTGCCGAATCTATCGTTCCAGATTGGCCCAGCGCCCTCAGCACTCATATTCCCGATCCTTGCTTTCAAGCCAGATATCTTGAGAGATATCAAAAGGGGCGCGTTAAGGCCATTGAAGATATTTACAAGGCCAATCTGTCTCCCTGCTATATTGAGCAGCTTGCTTCATTAAAAGTCAAAGCACTTTTGACTGCACCGATCGTCCAGCAGGATCAGTTAGTGGGCCTCTTAATTGCTCATCAGTGCTACGGTGCGCGGGCTTGGCAAGAATTTGAGATTCAGTGGTTTACACAAATTGCTGCCCAGGTCGGTCTAGCTCTCGACAAAGCTCAAAACCTAGCAGTCCGTCCGACAGAACAATATCCTGTCACTGATTGGGTCTAA
- a CDS encoding universal stress protein — translation MYQKILVAIDSSTLTEQVFEQALALANSLQAKLMLLHVLSMEEEGYPEFPAIPSLHYYPGLSDLPLETYRHQWESYEKRELNRLQTFAEQARQAGVQAEVTQTSGAAGHLICEIGQSWGADLICMGSRGRAGLSELLLGSVSNFVMHHAPCSVLVMKGEGLHMSVEESLPSSQAIDGDLPRSSPNSAPAVRTISQAEQERALTHLSGWQ, via the coding sequence ATGTACCAGAAAATTCTTGTCGCTATCGATAGTTCGACTCTGACAGAACAGGTTTTTGAGCAAGCATTGGCTCTGGCCAACTCCCTACAGGCTAAGCTTATGCTTCTCCATGTCTTATCGATGGAGGAAGAGGGATATCCTGAATTCCCTGCAATTCCTAGTCTTCACTACTATCCAGGCTTGTCTGACCTGCCGCTAGAGACCTATCGTCACCAATGGGAGTCCTATGAAAAACGCGAGCTGAATCGCCTGCAAACCTTTGCAGAGCAGGCACGACAAGCAGGTGTACAGGCTGAAGTAACCCAAACTTCTGGGGCCGCAGGGCATCTGATCTGTGAAATCGGCCAGTCTTGGGGCGCTGATTTAATCTGTATGGGGAGTCGAGGACGTGCGGGCCTCAGTGAGCTACTGCTGGGCAGCGTCAGTAACTTCGTCATGCATCACGCCCCCTGCTCAGTTTTGGTTATGAAAGGAGAAGGTCTACATATGTCTGTGGAGGAATCCTTACCGTCAAGTCAAGCTATTGATGGCGATCTTCCACGATCATCTCCCAACAGCGCTCCCGCAGTGCGAACAATTTCTCAGGCGGAACAGGAGCGGGCACTGACTCATTTGTCCGGGTGGCAGTAG
- a CDS encoding ATP-binding protein: MVALSPSKKSCQYWQTISFASTLYLQPVLDCILADIPERFLGDLRLGLQEALVNAAKHGNNLDPAKIVLVQFTQAQREGWWVITDQGGGFIPPNFCSLALGQASPSTREECGRGLYILYHIFDDVYWNGVGNELRLYKSLSR, translated from the coding sequence GTGGTTGCTCTCTCACCCTCAAAAAAAAGCTGCCAGTACTGGCAAACGATTAGCTTTGCTTCAACGCTTTACTTGCAACCTGTTCTAGACTGCATATTGGCAGACATTCCAGAACGGTTTCTAGGAGATTTACGTTTAGGGTTGCAGGAAGCACTGGTCAACGCCGCCAAACATGGCAATAATCTTGATCCGGCGAAAATCGTTTTGGTCCAATTTACGCAGGCTCAGCGTGAAGGCTGGTGGGTCATTACAGATCAGGGCGGTGGGTTTATACCACCCAATTTTTGCTCCTTGGCTTTAGGACAAGCATCGCCCAGTACCCGAGAGGAATGTGGACGGGGTCTCTATATCCTTTACCACATCTTTGACGACGTGTATTGGAACGGGGTCGGCAACGAGCTTCGACTCTACAAAAGCCTAAGCCGTTAG
- a CDS encoding SpoIID/LytB domain-containing protein: protein MISTSNPSLRRLLNRKIGLVTLLCWLACIAPAAARDLRIAVQQGKSQVAVGSSTTAQILDGSGKQLGQLPALQGYFASPANGAITLADQQAWRLIVKPTDGGFVYIDDQWYRGTVSLIHTSKGVTAVNNVDLEDYLASVVGKEVYKDWPAEVLKAQAVAARSYALYKSQSSKSSFFDLGDSQTYQVYGGVNGEAPSTHAAVQATAGQVLTYGGKIINASFHASSGGHTENSENVWSGALPYLRGVEDFDQAAPKYQWTKTLTAMEAKQKLSGLGNIIAIKPLGKTFTGRITNVEVVGDRGSRTMTGREMRTALGLNSTLFEVTPQPGLVASQSGSTAPTGFQITGKGHGHGLGMSQWGALGLAKQGKTYDQILQHYYQGTALSKGES, encoded by the coding sequence ATGATTTCAACTTCAAACCCTTCACTTCGCCGACTGCTGAATCGAAAAATAGGATTAGTAACCTTGCTTTGTTGGTTGGCGTGCATTGCCCCAGCTGCAGCTCGTGACCTGAGGATTGCGGTGCAGCAAGGTAAGTCTCAGGTCGCTGTCGGCAGCTCTACTACAGCTCAGATATTAGATGGTTCTGGTAAGCAATTAGGGCAGTTGCCAGCTTTGCAGGGGTATTTTGCTAGTCCTGCAAACGGTGCCATTACTCTTGCCGATCAGCAAGCATGGCGGCTTATTGTAAAACCTACGGACGGCGGCTTTGTCTACATTGATGACCAATGGTATCGAGGGACTGTTTCACTGATTCATACCAGCAAAGGTGTTACAGCCGTTAACAATGTTGATTTAGAAGACTACCTCGCCAGTGTTGTGGGTAAAGAGGTTTATAAAGACTGGCCTGCGGAAGTACTCAAGGCTCAAGCCGTCGCAGCTCGTTCCTATGCACTCTATAAAAGCCAGAGTAGTAAAAGTTCTTTTTTTGATCTTGGGGACAGTCAAACCTATCAGGTTTATGGGGGTGTCAACGGTGAAGCACCCAGCACTCATGCTGCTGTTCAGGCGACTGCAGGTCAAGTTTTGACCTATGGGGGCAAAATTATTAATGCTTCTTTTCATGCGAGTTCCGGCGGCCATACTGAAAACTCTGAAAATGTCTGGAGCGGAGCGCTACCCTATCTCAGAGGGGTCGAGGATTTTGATCAAGCCGCCCCTAAATATCAGTGGACTAAAACATTAACGGCAATGGAGGCTAAGCAGAAGCTCTCAGGTCTTGGCAATATCATCGCAATCAAGCCCCTGGGCAAGACTTTTACCGGACGGATCACAAACGTTGAAGTGGTGGGTGATCGTGGTTCACGCACAATGACAGGACGAGAGATGCGGACAGCTCTGGGGCTCAACAGCACTTTATTTGAAGTAACTCCTCAGCCTGGATTGGTTGCGAGTCAGTCAGGTTCGACAGCTCCTACAGGCTTTCAGATCACGGGTAAAGGACATGGGCATGGCCTAGGGATGAGCCAATGGGGTGCTCTAGGTCTAGCAAAGCAGGGAAAGACTTACGATCAAATTTTGCAGCACTATTATCAGGGAACAGCTCTTTCTAAGGGCGAGTCTTGA
- the lpdA gene encoding dihydrolipoyl dehydrogenase produces the protein MAQNQSFDYDLVIIGAGVGGHGAALHAVECGLKTAIIEAADMGGTCVNRGCIPSKALLAASGRVRELRDQHHLKSLGIQLGQVNFDRDAIASHASNLVDTLRGNLTNSLTRLKVDIIEGWGKVAGHQKVSVKTNDGEKTITAQNIIVASGSIPWVPPGVEVDGKTVFTSDDAIKLDWLPDWVAIIGSGYIGLEFSDVYTALGSEVTIIEAMDKLMPTFDPDIAKLAKRMLIDPRDIDTHTGTLAMKVTPGSPVVIELADAKTKEVVDVLEVDACLVATGRIPATKNLGFDAVSVETDKRGFIPVNDRMEVLNQGEPVPNLYAIGDATGKMMLAHAASAQGIVAVENMCGRHREANYNSIPAAAFTHPEISFVGMTEPQAKEKADAEGFKIKTVRSYFKANSKALAESESDGIAKIIFREDTGEILGGHIIGLHAADLIHEVSNAVAQGEPVQALANLVHTHPTISEVIDEAYKRAAAGLAHA, from the coding sequence GTGGCGCAGAATCAAAGCTTTGACTATGACTTAGTAATTATTGGAGCAGGCGTTGGTGGCCACGGAGCAGCCCTCCATGCCGTTGAGTGTGGCCTCAAAACAGCCATTATTGAAGCGGCTGATATGGGTGGTACCTGCGTTAATCGTGGCTGCATTCCGTCTAAGGCGCTACTTGCAGCCTCCGGTCGAGTGCGAGAACTGCGCGATCAGCATCATCTCAAGTCCCTTGGCATCCAATTGGGACAGGTGAATTTTGACCGAGATGCGATCGCATCTCACGCCAGCAACCTTGTCGATACGCTACGCGGCAACCTCACCAACAGTCTCACACGTCTCAAGGTAGATATCATCGAAGGCTGGGGCAAAGTCGCGGGGCATCAAAAGGTCTCCGTCAAAACGAACGATGGCGAGAAAACCATTACCGCCCAAAATATCATCGTTGCCAGTGGTTCAATCCCTTGGGTACCGCCCGGAGTAGAAGTCGATGGCAAAACCGTTTTCACCAGCGATGACGCTATCAAGCTCGACTGGCTTCCAGACTGGGTTGCGATTATCGGTAGCGGCTACATTGGTCTTGAATTCTCAGATGTCTACACGGCCCTTGGGTCAGAGGTCACCATCATTGAAGCGATGGACAAGCTAATGCCGACCTTCGACCCCGATATCGCCAAGCTTGCCAAACGGATGCTGATCGATCCCCGTGATATCGATACCCACACCGGCACCCTCGCCATGAAAGTGACGCCTGGTTCCCCCGTCGTGATTGAATTAGCCGATGCTAAAACAAAAGAAGTTGTAGATGTATTGGAAGTCGATGCCTGTCTAGTTGCGACGGGTCGGATCCCCGCAACGAAGAATCTTGGCTTTGATGCCGTCAGTGTCGAAACCGACAAACGTGGATTTATCCCCGTCAACGATCGCATGGAAGTCCTCAACCAAGGTGAACCTGTTCCTAATCTGTACGCCATTGGTGACGCCACAGGCAAAATGATGCTGGCCCATGCTGCCTCTGCTCAGGGCATTGTTGCCGTTGAGAACATGTGCGGTCGTCATCGGGAGGCTAATTACAACAGTATCCCTGCGGCTGCCTTTACCCACCCAGAGATCAGCTTCGTCGGTATGACCGAACCGCAGGCGAAAGAGAAAGCTGATGCCGAAGGATTCAAAATCAAAACGGTGCGCTCCTATTTCAAAGCTAACTCTAAGGCGCTCGCTGAAAGTGAGTCCGACGGCATCGCTAAAATCATCTTTCGAGAAGATACTGGCGAAATTTTAGGGGGTCACATTATTGGTCTCCATGCAGCAGATTTGATCCATGAGGTCTCAAATGCTGTCGCTCAGGGTGAACCGGTTCAGGCGTTAGCCAACTTGGTTCATACCCATCCCACCATCTCAGAAGTCATTGATGAAGCCTATAAGCGGGCTGCTGCAGGGCTGGCCCACGCCTAG
- a CDS encoding Uma2 family endonuclease translates to MPLSTLKMPATATLTSDQFYDLCRANPQWQLERTAQGDLVVCDPTDEAIGRRKAHLLIQIGIWNERHQLGTVFDSSTSFHLPNGAARSPGLAWIHGERWNQLPLSERQNFPSLAPDFVMELISRKEDMAEVQAKMQEYADNGVQLGWLMNFCTRQVEVYRPGLHKQVLRQPNQLSGDPLLPGFVLKLSGFWY, encoded by the coding sequence ATGCCCCTATCCACTCTTAAAATGCCTGCCACAGCGACTCTCACCTCCGATCAGTTCTATGATCTCTGTCGGGCTAATCCTCAATGGCAGCTTGAACGCACTGCGCAGGGAGACTTAGTTGTCTGCGACCCGACGGATGAAGCGATAGGAAGGCGGAAAGCCCATCTCTTGATTCAGATCGGCATTTGGAATGAACGCCATCAGTTAGGAACCGTTTTTGATTCCTCTACTAGCTTTCACTTGCCTAACGGTGCAGCTCGTTCCCCTGGTTTGGCATGGATTCATGGAGAACGGTGGAATCAGCTCCCTCTCTCAGAACGTCAAAATTTTCCCTCTCTGGCTCCTGATTTTGTGATGGAACTGATCTCGCGCAAAGAAGATATGGCCGAGGTGCAAGCCAAGATGCAAGAGTATGCAGACAATGGCGTGCAGTTGGGCTGGCTCATGAATTTCTGCACCAGACAGGTTGAAGTTTATCGACCGGGTCTGCACAAGCAAGTTTTACGACAGCCCAACCAGCTTTCTGGCGATCCTCTTTTGCCGGGTTTTGTGCTGAAACTTTCTGGTTTCTGGTACTAA